The following DNA comes from Bdellovibrionota bacterium.
ATCGTTATTTAGTTTGGTGGGTATTTGATCTTTTTCTAGATCTTTATATTATAGGTTAGATGCTCTTGAATTCCTCTATTTTCTCCATATTAAAGGTTTTGTCAATGGGGATTTATTTTTTACCTCTAAGTATCTGATACTAAAAGTGAAATTTCTCCATATGAGACAACGATTGCCTCAAAACGAGATTGCTAAAATTACACATAAAAATACCGATATGTCTATATAGCTTGAGGAGTTATTTATGATGGAACCAACCAAAATGCCCGCGAGAAGAATACATTTACAACTCGATATTAACTATAAGAAGTCTTATGCCCGCCAAGATTCGAAAGGCATGCTTTCGAACATCAGTCTGACTGGCGCTTTCTTAAAGACGGACACCGCTAAAGTTCAACTCAACGAAAAAATCGTGCTGTATTTTGAAGTGAGCGGAAGAAGAAGGAAGATTCAGGCCAACGTTGTTTGGAAAAATGAAAATGGTGTTGGACTTGCTTTTATGCCATTCAACAATAGAGATGTGCAATTGATCGATGACTTGATGTATTTCGTAGAATCTTCTCGAGAGAACAGAAGATCTATTCTTGAAACTATTTTCAAGAAGGCAATTTAGAATTGCGGCATTGGATCATCTTTTAGTTCAAACTCTATTCTAGAAAAAAAGGCTCCGTGAGGAGCCTTTTGACTTTTATGCAGCGTGACCCGGAAAGGAAAGCTGGTACTTATTTAATATCCAGCCCAACCTCCTCCATAAGGATACTCTATATTTGCCCAGCCCGATACTCCTGTTTCCCAAGAAATGCGACAGCCATGCTTTTTAGCTAACTCCAATAGTTTTCTTAGCTTTGCTTGTAGCTCATAATATTTTTTTGCATTTGCCATTTCTTCAGCTGGTGTTAAGCGAGGACCAGAACCACTATATAGACCATCTTGAATAGTACCTTCAATCTCGCGCTCCAACCTTTCTAATTCGGCTTCAATTTTAGGGCAAGGATCTTCTTCGTCATCCTTACATTCACCTGTGTCTGGGTCCCACCAACTGTCCCATATCAATTTATCTATAATTTTATCTGTATCTAAAGCTTCCCTTAATAGAGTGCCTCCCTTCCAGCCGTACTCAGCAGCATCAACTAATTTCCCAGCAGGGCCTAGCCATCTCAGAAAACCTGCAGCACGGGAAATACCTGAGGGAATTCTAACTGTACCTGGTGTACCTGTAGGTACAGTGCGAAGAAATACAGGATCATTGGCTGCAGGCGGAAGACCTCTCACTCCATTCGGCACACGATTCGGTGCCGCTTGTAACCCCAAAGGATCCGTAGCCGTCAAAGGATTTGCACCAACATAAGAGTACGTGCTGATACCACCAGCAAGACCGATCGGGTCTGATTGCACGTATCTCCCTGTGCTTGGATCGTAATCTCTGAAGTAGTTATAAACTAATCCCGTGAAACTATCGTGGATCTGACCAGGGAATCTTAAATTAAATTCAAAATGAGTTCCATCTGCATCTGGATCCGTGATCGGTTGCACTTTACCAAACGCTTCGTTCTCTAAAGGGTTCTTCCACACACTTAAGTTTCTAACCGGATCTATCACTGTTCTTGGAGTTCCCAATGCATCCGATTGCACGTAGTAAAGTTTTGCAGTTGAAGTTGTGCCCGTCACAAGTCCCACTGGCATTCCCGCTAACCAAATCATCTGTTTGATCGGACTTCCAGACGAATTGTATTCCCCAAGTAAAGAACCTGAATCTCCGTACACGAAATATGTTTCTCCGCCTGCTGAAGGAGTTCTTTGCACTCTTTCCCCTGAAGCATTGTAAACATACTGAACTGAACCTGTGCTCTTAGTCACAGAGTGAAGTCTATTTGCACTGTTGTAACTCAAACTTAAGATCGCAGGACCTGAAACCGTTGCACTTGTCTTTGTTAAGTTACCCGCTAAATCATAAGCCTTGTACTCTGTACCATCATAAGTGAGACGGTGAGAGTTTGTATCGTAAGCATAATTCTTTGTTAAATAATTATAACTTGATCCATTTGGTACTGCTTCAATCACCGATGTTCTATTTCCTGTCGCATCGTAATTGTATTCCCAAAGTTTTATCTGGCTTGAATT
Coding sequences within:
- a CDS encoding PilZ domain-containing protein — translated: MMEPTKMPARRIHLQLDINYKKSYARQDSKGMLSNISLTGAFLKTDTAKVQLNEKIVLYFEVSGRRRKIQANVVWKNENGVGLAFMPFNNRDVQLIDDLMYFVESSRENRRSILETIFKKAI